A section of the Paenibacillus yonginensis genome encodes:
- the recN gene encoding DNA repair protein RecN, whose product MLFSLSIRNLAVVEAVDITFDRGFLVLTGETGAGKSIIIDALGLIAGARGSADLIRYGCDKAEMEAAFDLPPEHPVWVKMKEFGLSGDAGELLIIRRDISLQGKSTARINGQLVNLTMLREIGERLINIHGQHEHQTLLRPERHLELLDAYGSSLIGPLKSDYQETYVEFIKTNREYNELRSTSQKMLQMLDMYRFQLEEIAAAKLTVGEDEWLAEEKLKLSHSEKMMDAVSGAYEQLYGQQGIDVIATAISRLEDIASYDSKKIGPIVEQLQNAYYQLEDAAFGLRDYRDTLEFNPERLREVEDRLDDISSLRRKYGDSIESILSYYEKIRQETDTLENKDEILEQLEEKRAVLLEQLMSRAEALSQARKSCAADLALQIEGELKDLQMQRTSLKVEMGMMEDPSGVEWQGRRIRLTKQGMDTAEFLISPNPGEPLRPLGKIASGGELSRMMLALKSVFARHDQVPVLIFDEVDTGVSGRAAQSIAEKLYKLSATCQVFSITHLPQVACMADNQFLIEKTVTDGRTMTTVEPLSQEGRVKELARMLGGVEITEKTLHHAQEMLNLAEAQKGIF is encoded by the coding sequence GTGCTATTTTCATTATCCATCCGTAATCTGGCCGTTGTGGAGGCCGTGGACATTACCTTTGACCGGGGATTTCTTGTCCTGACAGGAGAGACCGGTGCCGGTAAATCAATTATTATTGATGCTTTAGGTTTAATCGCCGGTGCCCGGGGCTCCGCGGACTTGATCCGTTACGGCTGTGATAAAGCAGAGATGGAAGCAGCCTTCGACCTACCTCCAGAACATCCGGTATGGGTGAAAATGAAGGAATTCGGATTAAGCGGCGATGCAGGAGAACTGCTGATTATCCGGCGGGATATCAGCCTGCAGGGGAAAAGCACGGCCCGCATTAATGGACAGCTGGTCAATTTGACCATGCTCCGTGAAATCGGTGAACGATTGATTAATATTCATGGTCAGCATGAACACCAGACCTTGCTGCGACCCGAACGTCATCTGGAATTGCTTGATGCTTACGGAAGTTCTTTGATCGGTCCTCTTAAATCCGATTATCAGGAAACCTATGTCGAATTTATCAAAACCAACCGGGAATATAATGAACTGCGCAGCACCAGCCAGAAGATGCTGCAAATGCTGGATATGTACCGATTCCAGCTGGAAGAAATCGCAGCAGCCAAATTAACGGTCGGAGAAGATGAATGGCTGGCCGAAGAAAAGCTTAAACTATCCCATAGCGAGAAAATGATGGATGCGGTATCCGGCGCTTATGAACAGTTATATGGCCAGCAGGGAATTGATGTAATTGCTACTGCAATTTCCAGGCTGGAGGATATTGCTTCTTATGACAGCAAAAAAATCGGCCCCATTGTCGAGCAGCTTCAAAATGCTTATTACCAGCTGGAAGATGCCGCCTTTGGGCTTCGGGATTACCGGGATACGCTCGAGTTTAATCCTGAGCGGCTCAGGGAAGTTGAAGACCGTTTGGATGATATTTCTTCGTTGCGCCGCAAATATGGGGATTCCATTGAGTCCATATTAAGTTATTACGAGAAGATCCGTCAGGAGACGGATACTCTTGAGAATAAGGACGAAATCCTGGAGCAGCTGGAAGAGAAGAGAGCGGTTTTGCTCGAACAGCTTATGTCTAGAGCCGAAGCTTTAAGTCAGGCTCGGAAATCCTGCGCTGCTGATTTGGCTTTGCAAATTGAAGGGGAACTCAAGGATCTTCAGATGCAGCGGACATCCTTAAAGGTTGAAATGGGAATGATGGAGGACCCGTCCGGTGTAGAATGGCAGGGCCGACGGATCAGGTTGACCAAACAAGGGATGGATACGGCCGAATTCCTGATTTCTCCCAACCCAGGAGAACCGCTGCGACCGCTTGGCAAGATTGCATCCGGCGGTGAATTGTCGAGAATGATGCTGGCGCTCAAAAGTGTGTTTGCCCGTCATGACCAGGTCCCTGTCCTGATCTTTGATGAAGTGGACACGGGGGTTAGCGGGCGTGCGGCACAATCTATAGCAGAGAAGCTGTACAAGCTTTCTGCAACCTGTCAGGTTTTCTCGATTACCCACCTGCCGCAGGTAGCTTGCATGGCCGATAATCAGTTCTTAATTGAGAAGACGGTTACGGACGGAAGAACCATGACTACGGTTGAACCGCTTAGTCAGGAAGGCAGGGTGAAGGAGCTGGCGCGCATGCTCGGCGGAGTGGAGATTACGGAGAAAACGTTGCATCATGCTCAGGAAATGCTCAATTTGGCTGAGGCGCAAAAGGGTATTTTTTAA
- the spoIVB gene encoding SpoIVB peptidase: MNRNLKQRILGLFVAFFLCLIGTTAAAKYPLLTSELRMFEGQAAQVSMDLPVQTQASVSRPGVVAMDGITSLQANVEPGHSLRLTSLTAGAADLKLKLFGKLPYKTVKVKVVPDLKVIPGGQTIGVKVKSDGILVVGHHQITESQGKISPGEIAGLKLGDLITHLNGIKLTDAKEVSPIVEKAGKSKKPLEVTFKRGNEVKTTQLTPGFDAKDKVWRLGLYIRDSAAGVGTLTFYAPKQGVYGALGHVITDMNTQTPIVVGSGQVIQSSVTSISKSENGEPGEKRAIFVKEGKQLGTIERNTNFGIFGKMDKNPDHSLYGQPVPVAFAEEVKEGPAEILTVVNGQQVERFKVEVVHVAKQHTPETKGMVIRITDPKLINKTGGIVQGMSGSPIMQNGKLIGAVTHVFVNDPKSGYGCFIEWMLKDAGISISPNTDSNLKVG; encoded by the coding sequence TTGAACCGTAACCTAAAGCAAAGGATTCTCGGTCTTTTTGTTGCTTTCTTTTTATGTTTAATCGGTACCACCGCAGCCGCCAAATACCCGCTCTTAACCAGTGAGCTGCGCATGTTCGAAGGGCAGGCCGCCCAGGTCTCGATGGATCTGCCGGTACAAACCCAGGCATCTGTTAGCCGTCCTGGTGTCGTAGCAATGGACGGCATAACTTCTCTTCAAGCCAATGTTGAACCTGGACATTCCTTGCGCCTTACCTCTTTAACCGCAGGGGCTGCTGATTTGAAGCTGAAGTTATTTGGCAAGCTGCCGTACAAAACGGTTAAAGTAAAAGTTGTACCTGACCTGAAAGTCATACCAGGAGGGCAAACCATTGGGGTGAAGGTCAAGTCGGATGGTATTCTGGTTGTCGGTCATCATCAGATTACGGAAAGCCAAGGCAAGATTTCGCCGGGAGAAATTGCCGGACTTAAGCTTGGCGATTTGATTACCCACCTGAACGGCATTAAATTGACGGATGCCAAAGAAGTGTCCCCAATTGTAGAGAAGGCTGGGAAAAGCAAGAAACCGCTTGAAGTGACCTTTAAACGGGGTAATGAAGTCAAGACTACACAATTGACGCCCGGCTTTGATGCCAAAGACAAAGTCTGGCGGCTGGGACTTTATATTCGTGATTCTGCCGCTGGTGTAGGAACCTTAACCTTTTACGCCCCAAAACAAGGCGTCTACGGAGCCTTGGGACATGTAATTACCGACATGAATACCCAAACTCCAATTGTAGTCGGCAGCGGCCAAGTGATCCAATCCAGCGTTACTTCGATCTCCAAAAGCGAAAACGGGGAACCTGGAGAGAAGCGGGCCATTTTTGTAAAAGAAGGTAAACAGCTTGGAACCATTGAACGCAATACCAATTTCGGGATCTTCGGGAAAATGGACAAAAATCCGGATCACAGCTTGTATGGACAGCCGGTTCCCGTCGCTTTTGCCGAAGAGGTCAAAGAAGGCCCTGCCGAAATCTTGACCGTAGTAAACGGACAGCAGGTTGAACGTTTTAAAGTGGAAGTGGTTCATGTTGCCAAACAGCATACCCCCGAAACTAAAGGCATGGTGATCCGGATTACCGATCCGAAGCTGATCAACAAAACGGGTGGTATTGTTCAGGGCATGAGCGGAAGTCCGATTATGCAGAACGGAAAGCTCATTGGAGCCGTTACGCATGTCTTCGTCAATGACCCCAAATCCGGTTACGGGTGTTTTATAGAATGGATGCTCAAAGACGCCGGAATCTCGATTTCTCCCAACACTGACAGCAATCTTAAGGTGGGTTAA